The following DNA comes from Humidesulfovibrio mexicanus.
GCAGGTGCTCCGGAATCACGCGGGTTTCGCTGAAAACGGCCATGAAAGAGCTGTCGCCGTTCCAGCGCGGGACGATCTGGAAATGGATGTGCGCGGCGATGCCGGAGCCGGCCGCCTCGCCCAGGTTGAGCCCGGCGTTGACTCCATGGGGGTTGAGGGCCTTTTTGAGGATGCCGATGCAGGCCCGCATGAGGTCCATGCATTCGTGGGATTCCTCGGCCGAAAGGTCCGTAAGGCAGCTTACGTGACGGTAGGGCGTGACCATGAGATGCGCGTTGTTGTACGGGTACCGGTTCATGATGACGTAGCTGTGAACCCCGCGGCGCAGGATGAAGCGTTCCGCGTCCTCGCCCGTGTGTTCTGGAATGCAGAACACGCACTCGGCAGGTTTCGGACCAAGAATGTACTCCATGCGCCAGGGCGCCCACAGGACGTTCATGAATCTCCTCGACTTTTCAAATCGTTGTGCAACGGTTTCATTTCAAGAGCTTTACCTTGCCCGGTTGCGGAGGGCAAGCCCGCCGTCGGCACCAGGGGATTGCTGCGGTGATTGGGCGAAATCCGGCAAGGCTGGCCTCTATCAGCACCCTCGCGGGCGTCGGCTGTGCCCAACTCCTCTGGATCATTGATGACGCGGCTTCTTTGCGGTCTGCGGCTCCGCTGTGCCCGATCCGCCGGGTTCCAGTCCTCGAATAAGCGACTTCGCGAGCTCGACCTGTTTGTCCCGCGTGACCGCTGCTCCGTCTATGGCGGCCGCGCGTACCTTGCGCAGCACACGGGCGAAGTTCGGCCCGTTTTTCAGTCCCATTATTTTCAAGTCACTGCCGTCAATGAGCAGTTCCTGTGTTCTTAACCTGGTAAGATATTGTGAAATATTTTTTCTCATTATTTCCCGGCGGCTTCTGGCCATCAGGAAAAGCACGCCTTCGACAGGCAGCGGGTCCAGGGCGAAGTAGATATCGCTCATGCTTGATTGCGTCTCGGCCCATGTCATGAGCCTGGCGAGCGACTCTCCAAGCAGATCACGCAACGCCAGGAATTCGCGCAGCTCCCGGTCGGAAAAGCGGAGTCGGCGGCAGACCAGCTCCAGGCTGTCTCGCTCGGCTCCCATGGTGAGCCCGAGCATGTAGAGCTTCCAGGTGTTCACGGGCGGCTCAAGGTAGAGCAGCCTGTACCAGTCGTGCACCTTGCGCAATTCCATGAGCACTCGCGTTCGGTCCGCATCAAGATGCAGCTGTGGGTGGATTGCTGCCAACAGTTTGAGATCCTGCAGGCGGCTTAAGCATTCCAAAACGTTCTCCTCGTCCAGGATGAGCTGCAGCTCATGGGCGATGCGCGCGCCGGAGAGTCTGGAGAAGAGGTTCAGCTGAACGGCGTTCTTGATGAGGCGCAAGGTCTGGCCGTCGATGCGGAAGTTGAATCGCTGCTCGAAGCGCACGGCACGCAGGATGCGCGTGGGGTCTTCCACGAAGCTCAAGGAGTGCAAAACCCGAATGGTCTTCTCCTTGATGTCCCGCTGGGAGCCGAAGAAGTCCATGAGTTGGCCGAAATGTCCGGGGGACAGGTTCAACGCCAAGGCGTTGATGGAAAAATCACGTCGGTAGAGGTCCATCTTGATGGAGGAGAGTTCGACGGTCGGCAGGGCCGTCGGGTATTCGTAATACTCCAGGCGCGCGGTGGCTACGTCGATGCGCTGTCCATCTGGGAACACGACTACCGCAGTCTTGAATTTCTGGTGCTCCTTGACGCGACCCTGCCTAGCCTGGGACAGGGCGTGGGCAAAGCGGATGCCGTCCCCTTCCACCACAAGGTCGATATCGAGATTCGGCCGCGCGAGGAGAATGTCGCGCACGAATCCGCCAACGGCATACACCTTGTAGCCCAGCTCCTTGGCCAGCAGCCCCGCCTGCTCCAGCAGGGCGATGATGGAGCCGGGGAGCCGCGTGCGCATGACGCTTCTGATGTTGCGGTCGCGCTTGGGGTCCGGAAGCAGGGTCTCCGGGATGCGCGCCGACTCTTCCACCAGCAGGTTCACAAGGTCGGTTCTCGTGATCACGCCGATGATCATTCCGTTCTCGACAACAGGGAGAAAGCGTTGCCGCTTGCCGATGACGATCTCCATGACCTGGTGCAAAGTAGCGGTAGGTGCGGCCGTGGTGAAATCCGTGACCATGTATTCCGCCAGAGGCACGGATTTCAGCCCGTGCCCAACGGCCTTGTCCGCCGTGCGCTGGTCAAGCAGACCAACGCAGCGCATGGTGCCCGGCATAACAACCGCCACACTTTTCAGGCCAAAGCGGGTCATGAGCTCGGCCGCGTCAGCCATGGGGCGATCGGAGTCGATGACCTTGGGCGGCTTGGTCATGAGCGATCCGGCCGTGATCTGCGGGTTGATGTGCGAATAGAGCAGGGCGAGCAGTTCGTCGCGCACCTCGCTCAAGGTCTTGTCCTTAACCGTGGCCGAAGCGGCGTAGCCGTGCCCGCCGCCGCCGAAGAAGGAGCAGATGAAGCCCACGTTCACGTCGCTGGCGCGTGACCTGGCCACGATGTGGATGCGGTCGCCCATGCGGCCAAGCGCGAACATCACGCGAACGTTTTCCATGTCGATGAATTTGTGCACAAGGTAGGCGAAGTCGCTGATGAACTCCTCGGTGCTCACCTCGGCGATGGTGACCTCAATACCATGAAAATCATGCGTCTTCGCCGATTCGATCATTTCCGAAAGCACGCGTATTTGCTCGGAGGACAGGTCGCGGGCGAGCAGGTCCGAGATCACGCCCAGGTCCATGCCATGGCGGCGCAGCCAGGCCGCAGCGTCGAAGTCCTCCGGCGTTGTGGAATTGAAGGCGAAGGAGCCTGTATCCTCGAAAATGCCCAGCCCCAGCACGGTTGCTTCCTCAACGCTGGGCGTGATGCCTTTGCTCATGAGCTCGTGGATAATGATCGTGGTGGTCGAGCCCCAGGACTTGACCAGCGAGTATTCAGCGGGAACGTCTTCCTCGGTGTCGGGATGGTGGTCGTACACATGTATGCGGATGCCCGGCTTGTCCAGCAGGGCCTGCACGTGCGGCACGCGCGACTTCTGCCGGGTGTCCACGATGACCAGCAGTTCCACGTCTGTTGGGTCTATGTCTTTGAAAGCCCGGAAGTTGAACAGGTAGGTAGTGCTTTGGATGTAGAAGTTCCGGAGGTTCTTCTCCTGGCTGCCGGGAAAAATGAGGGCCGCACCGGGGTACAGGCGGCTTGCGGCGATGATGGCGGCCAGCGCGTCGAAATCGGCGTTGGCGTGGGCGGTGATCACCGCCCGCGGACGGGGCTTGGCGGGTGCGTTCATGAGGAGGTTCCAGGTCGTCGCTGGGCCTGCGTGGCGAAGGCCGTGGAACGAGGGTGGTATTGTTCGTGGATGCGCATGAGCCTGCCGGACTGGATATGGGTGTAAATTTCCGTTGCGTTGATGGCCGCATGGCCAAGCAGCAGCTGCACAGTGCGCAAGTCGGCCCCGCCTTCCAGCAGGTGCGTGGCGAAGGTGTGCCGGAAGGTGTGCGGTGAAATGCTCCGGCGGATGCCGACTTCCTCGGCATAGCGCTTGATCAGCTTCCAGATACCCTGACGGGTGAGGCCCTTGCCGGAACGGTTGAGGAAAATGTTTCGGCACACAGGCTTGAAGGCGGCCCTCTTGAAATCGAGATAGTCGCACAACAATTTTTGCGCGGAAAAATGTATGGGCACCAGGCGTTCCTTGGACCGCTTGCCGAACACGCGCAAGATGCCCGTCTGTGGGTCGAAGTCGCCCAGCTCAAGTCCGGTGAGTTCGGATATGCGCAGTCCCGCGGCGTACAGCAGTTCCAGCATGACCCTGTCTCGGTAGCCGAGAAGCGTGGAGGGGTCGGGCTGGGCGAGCAGGGCGTCCATTTCTTTGCGGGTCAAGAACTCTGGGAGTTGCGCAGGAAGCTTGGGGCTGTCGAGCAGGGCGGACGGGTCCTCTTCGAGCAGTCGCGCCTGCACGGCGAAGGCGAAAAGGCCCCGCAGTGTGGACAATATGCGGGCGAGACTGGCCGCGGCCAGTTTGCGGGCCCGCAAATGGGTCAAAAAGAGAAACAGGTGGCGCGTGGTGCAGGTTTCAAGCTCCTCCCCAAGGCCGTCCAGGAAAGCAAGGAGGGCGGCGATATCCGTGCGGTACGCGGCAAGCGTGTTTTCAGAAAGCCCGCGCTCGACCGTGAGGTGCTCAAGGTATCGGTCCGCCATTGGAGGCAGGGGCGCATTGGGCGTGTCGTGTTGGGCGTTGTTCATCGGATCATCACCGTTGATGGCGTTAGGCTGCGAAGACAGGGCACTCCACAAGGGCGCGCCATGTTGGGGCTGTCGCCTCGGCGTGCCTCCTGCACGTCCTAGCCCGTATCGCGGCCCAGGGCAAGGCGGCCGACCATGCGGCAAGTCGTGCCGCTCGATTGACAGTGATCGGCGCTGGCATTACAGAGACGGTTCATTTGCACCCAAAGGAGCCTCGAATGTCCGATTTTCAGCTTGCGCAGCGTCTTGCGACTCTCCCGCCATATCTTTTCGCCGCAATTGACAAAGCCAAGGAAGAAGTCCGCGCCAAGGGCATGGACATCATCAGCCTGGGCATCGGCGATCCCGACCTGCCTACGCCCGACTTCATTATCGACGCATTGAACGCCGCGGCCCGCAAACCCGCCAACCATCAGTACCCCTCGTACATCGGTCTGCGCAGCTTCCGCCAGTCCGTTGCCGACTGGTACAAGCGCCGCTTCGGGGTGGTCCTTGATCCGGACACCGAAGTTGTGAGCCTTATCGGCTCCAAGGAAGGCATTGCCCATTTTCCCCTGGCTTTCGTCAACCCGGGCGACGTGGCCCTCATCGCCACGCCCAACTACCCGGTGTACGGCGTCACCACTGAGTTTGTCGGCGGCATACCGATGTATTTGCCGCTTACCGACGAGAATAACTTCTTGCCCGACCTCGACGCCATCGACAACGACACCTGGAAGAAAGCCAAACTCATCTACATCAACTACCCCAACAATCCCACGGCCGCCACGGCCCCTCGCTCCTTTTACGAGAAGCTCATCGAGAAGGCCAAGGAATTCGGCGTCATCGTGGTCCACGATGCGGCCTACACAGAAATCTACTTCGACGAGGCCAACAAGCCGCTTTCGATTCTTGAAATTCCTGGCGGAAAGGATGTGGCGATCGAGTTCCATTCCTTGTCCAAGACCTACAACATGACTGGCTGGCGCATCGGCATGGCCGTGGGCAACGCCTCCTTGGTCAAGGGCTTGGCGAAGATCAAGGAACAGATGGACTCCGGCATCTTCCAGGCCGTGCAGGAGGCTGGAATGGTGGCGCTGGACCAGGGGGATCAGTTCTGTGACGGCCTGCGCGCCATTTACAAGGAACGTCGCGATGTGGTGATCGAGGCGCTGAAGAAGACCGGCATTTCCTGCCGCGTGCCCGATGCCAGTTTCTACATCTGGTCCAAGGTGCCGGGTGGCCTCTCCAGCCAGGATTTCGTCACCAAACTGCTCAAGCAGACCGGCGTGGTCACCACTCCGGGCAATGGCTTCGGCGCGCCGGGCGAGGGCTATTTCCGCATCTCGCTCACTGTTGACACGGATCGACTGAAGGAGGCTGTGTTACGGATTTCCCAACTCTAGACGCCTACGTTTCCCTGGGCTCCAACCAGGGGGATCCCGAGGCCAACATCGAAGAGGCGCTCCATCGTCTGGAGCATTATGGGTCTGATCTGCGCCTCGACGCGCAGTCCCCCTTGTACCGCACCGAGCCCCAGGACGTGCGTGACCAGCCTTGGTTCGTCAACAGCGTTGTCCGCTTCAAGGTGGGGTCGGATATTTGGGCGCCCGAAGGCCTGTTGTCCGCGCTGCAGGCCGTTGAGGCCAAGATGGGCCGTGTTCGCGATGTGCCACGCGGTCCCAGAATCATTGATCTGGACCTGCTGCTCTTCGGGGATGTCGTCATGCAGGGAGAGTACCTGACCCTGCCGCACCCGCGCATGATGCGCCGGGCCTTTGTGCTCGTCCCTCTGCGGGACATTGCTCCTGGTCTTTTGCTCCCCGGCGGCGTAAGCATTGATCAGGCCTTGGCGGGGCTTTCCTTTGGGCTGGACGGCCGCAACATCAGCCAGAAGCAGGGTGGGCAGCCGCTGTAACCGTTTGCCCGTGCTTCAAGGACGATTTCCATGATGAGTCTGACCAAACTGCTTGTTCTGGCTATCTGCGCCTTCATTGTCTGGAAACTCTTCGCCGGCGACAAGCGCTGGAAGGAGAACAAGGCCAAGGAGCAGAAGGAGGACCTTGTCGCCTCCGGGGAGATGGTCAAAGATCCCGTCTGTGGGGCATATGTGTCCAGGCACGGCGACATCCGCGTGCGGCACGGCGATGTCGTGCTGCACTTCTGCTCGTATGAATGCCGTGAACAATACTTGAAGCGGCTGGAAGGCGAGGGCGGCGGCAAGGACGGGGACGCCCAGGCCTGAACCACAGCAGGGGAGCGCCACCATGAAAATCTTTCTCGACAGCGCGAACCTTGAGCAGATCCGCCAAGCCAAGGCTCTGGGCGCCATTGAGGGCGTGACCACGAATCCCAGCCTGCTTGCGCGGGAAAAGGGCGATTGGAAGCGCGCAATCCGGCAAATATGCAAGGAGATAGACGGTCCGGTCAGTGTCGAGGTCATCGCCACAGAGGCGTCGGCCATGCTCACCGAGGCGCGTGATCTGGTGAAGATCGCCCCGAACATCGTCGTAAAAGTTCCACTGACGCTTGAAGGACTCAAGGCCATTGCTGAGCTGCACCGGCGCGGCATCGAGACCAATGCGACCCTCGTGTTTTCAGCCAACCAGGCTTTGCTCGCAGCGAAAGCCGGGGCGAGCTTCGTCAGTCCCTTCATCGGGCGCCTCGACGACATCGGGCAGGATGGAATGCAGACGCTGCAGGACATCATGACCGTTTTCCGGAATTATGACTTGACCACGCAGGTGCTGGCCGCCAGCATCCGGCACGCCAACCATTTTTTTCAGGCCGCCATGCTCGGAGCCGATGCCGCAACGGTCCCGCCAACGGTGCTCTTCGACCTTGTGCAGCACCCCCTGACCGAAATCGGGCTCGCGAAGTTCCTGGAGGACTGGAAATCACGATGACCGACAGCTCTCTTCCGGTGCGGTCGCCCTGGTCACCGTATGTCTCATAATGTAAATTATGTAAACTTTGCCGCATAAAGCCGCGCATCCCCCTCTTCCACGCAGTGTGCCGGTGGAGTGCGGGGAGCACCAACCCGCAACCGCTGCGCGTCAGGCGCGCAACGTACATGACCGGGGCCATACGCTGATGAATACGCCTTTTTTCCGAGTTGCCACACCTGGAATTCTCGCGGGAACCCTGTTTATGGCCATCCTGATTGGATTTCCGGCCGAGATGGCCGCTGCCAAGAAAAGCACAGCCAAGGCTGTCGCCAAGCCCGCCGCAGAAGCTTCCCGGTTGCCCCAGAAAGCCGATGAATCAGGATTGGCGTATGAACAATGGCTCAAAAAGTACGGCGCCTATGACCGTCTTGCCGCCAGCGCCGCCACTGCGGCGGACGATGGCAGCGGCGCGTCCGTGCTGAAGCGTGCGGAGGCCCAACTTCTTCAAGGCACTCCACGGGAGGCGCTGACCATTATCCAGGGACAACCGCCCTTTGAGGACAAGGCCTTGGAAGCAAAAAGGCTGTGGCTTGGCGGTAATGCGCATAGGGCTTTGGGCGACCCTTATCAGGCTGTGGTCTGGTACAGCCAGGCCTCCCAATTCATGGATGCAAAACAGGTCAAGGCGCGCTTGACCGCCGAGCCCGGCTTGGAAGCCCTTTGGGTAGATGTCTGGCGCAGGCAATTCTGGGCTTATGTGGGCAATCCTTCCGTATCGCGAGAGGCGCTTGGCGAGACATTGCGGATGCTGCTTGCCCAGGCGGAAGCGGCCTGGGGAACCGCGAATTTTTGGGGCAAGGCAAAAGAGTCCCTTGAACAGGCTGAAGGCGGCGAGCCTGGAACTGGCAAGCACACCGATGCCAAGGACGCTTCACTTGTTGTCAACGAGGCCGACCGGCTGCTTCTTTCCCGTGCGGTGGCTGCTGCGGCGCTTGAGGATTATGGGATTTCCCGTGACTTGCTCAGGCAGGTTTCCGTGCCGGCGTTGCGCGAGTTTTGGGCCGGTTTTGCGGAATTTCTCGAAAGCGGCAAGGCGCCGGACGTCAAGACGCTTGCCACCACGGGGCACGCCAAGGCCGCGGGGTTTTGGAGCGCCAACCTCTTGGCCTCGTACGCCGAGAACCGGCAGGACTGGCTTCTAGGCAGCTCCGCTTCCTCCTGGACACGCTTTAAATCCAGCTTGGCCAAGCTCTCGCGCGAGGAGGCCCGACAAGCGGTCGAAAAGGAATTGCAGTCCCTTCTGCTCTCCGAAGAGATGTCGCGGCATTTGCGTTCCCTCAAGTTTGTTCTGTGCATGGAGGAAGGCGATCTGGATTCGGCGCGGGAGATCTGGCAGGGGCTTGAAGCACGCAAGCTCCCGATAAGCCTACGCCTGTCCGGGGCCCTCGCCTTTGGCGAAGAACTCAAAAATTTGCTCCCCCAGGAGATTGGAGCCGCAGGACGCCTCTCCCCTGCCCTTGCGGCCCTGCTTTCGGCTGGCGGCGTCGGGACTCCCCTGCCTGGCGAGGCCCCGTTCTGGATTCGCATCGAGGTCGGTAAAGGCAACACGGTTGGCAAGGCATGGCCCTTGGATCGGTTGCTGGTCCTTGCCGACTGGCAGGCACGCGGAGGGGCAGCCGCAAACACCGACTTGGCCCGCCGCTCGGCGTTCCTTTTCCCCGATACCGCATACGGGTACGACTGCCTCTTGGCCCTGGCACAGAAGGCTGTGGAAAGCCGTTCGTTTCAGCTTGCCGAAGCCTACCTTGGTCGTATGGCAAATTTGCCGTCCGACAAACAGCGCACCACGGCACGACTTGGTTTGAAAGCCAAGCTGGAACGCGAAAGCGGCAATGATGAACAGGCGTTGGCCACCTACCGGGAGTTGCTAGCCCTTGGGGTGGACATGGCTCCACGGACCCGTCTGGATGTCGCCACGTTTTTGCAGCTTAAGGGAGATTTTGACAGCGGGCGCGAGCAGTTGCTGATTCTGTGGGAACAGCGGGACAAGCTCGAGCGCCCCGTGCAGGCCGAGGTGCTGTTCTGGCTGGGCGAGGGAGAGCATTCATTGCGCAACTATGATGCAGCGCTGGATTATTATCTGCGCTTGGCATATCAATACGCGCACGAGCCCATGTGGCCAACCGTGGCCTTGTATCGGTCCGCGATGATCTATGAAATCAAGGGGAACTACGAGACCGCCAAGAAGTTGCTGCGTTCCGTCATCGCCTCGGCTGACACCAAGGAAGCCCAGGAGGCTGCGAAAAACCGGCTGAACGCACTGGAGACCAAGACCGGCAAAACCGCCCCGCAAAAGGAAGGTGGCGGCGCCATGTATCCCTTCTGATCCCCTTGCCCGTCTGCGACGTTCAAAGAGGAGTAGCTCATGGCCCAGGATTTTCGTGGTTTGCTCAAGGAAAAGATGAGGAATCCTGATGTCGGCGAACGCTGGTTCGAGGATTTCGAGATCGGATGCGTGTTTTATTTCTCCGTTCAGGCCAGCGCCCTGCACGAGAGCACTCCCAGCGCTTTGCTTGACGACATCTCGGGATATACGGCTTTCCAGGTGACCCTGCAGGCCCGCAGTGGCGTGTTCACCTATGGCAAGCGCGGCGCTTGGCAGCATTTGGAGAATACGCCCTGGTGGCATCTCTTTGAGCCAGAGTCGCCGCTGCTTCTCGTCGCCCCCAATGTGCCGACAGCCACAGTGCAGCAGATTTTTGAGGATCTGCACGCCTGTGTTGAGGCGCATCCGGAAATGGCGAAACGGAAGTGTCAGCGGTCGCTTAGCGTGTGCTGAGTGCTACCGCGGCTGTTCCGTGTCTTTTGTGTTCGTATTGGCCGATTGCTGGACAGCGCCTTGTCTGCGGGAAAGCATGTGCCTGCCCGCATACAGGAACAGCGCGACTCCGAGGCAGATGGCGACAATGCGCACCAGTCTCCCTGTGTCCCCGCTGAGCATGAAGCCGCCGGTAAGCTGGCCAAGATGGCTGAAGACGAGGCACAGGGGGGCGGAGAAGAGGATCGTGCCCCATACGTAGGTCCGCAATGGCATCGACGTAAGGCCAAGCAGGAAGTTCACCACACCGGAAGGAACGGCGGGGTTCAGGCGGACAAAGGCGATGACCTTCCAGGGGGTCTTCTCCATGTTAGCGCCCAGCCGTGAAAGCAGGGAAAGGTTGAACCCGCGGGCGAAGGGCTGGCCGAACGCGCTACGCGCGAACGAAAAAGCGAGTGTTGCGCCAAGACTGCTGCCAAGCAGGGAAAAGGCCCCGCCAACGGCTGTGCCCCAGAGGAACCCGGCTCCGATGTTCAACGGCATTGTGGGCAGCATAAAGAGCATGGCAAGGGCGTATATGCCGATAAACGCCACAGGGGCCAGGAGAGGGTGCTCGCGCACAGCCAGGAGCACTCCTTCGGAGTTGAGCAGGTTCTGGTCCCAAAGACGCCAAGCCAGGCTGGCGAAAATGATGAAGAGCAGAACTAACGCCACTTGGCGGGCCTTGGCGAACGGTGGCCGACTGGCGGCGGGTGAAGGCTTCGGATTCATCATGTCCCATGGTTTCAGTATCTGCGAGTGAACGGTCCGGGAACCCGGCTTCGGGCGGGAACGCGTGGCCCTGTTGTCCATATACCAACAGCCTTCGGGTCGTAAAGGCTTGAGGCGTCCGGGCGCTACCGTGCGCGCCAACGGCAACCGAGGTTCAGCGTTCATGCCAGCGACATGCTCAACGCTTGCGCCAAACAGGCGCGATTTGTTTTTGTTTCTGGCGTTGGCGATTCTTTGCTACGCAGACAAGATCGTGCTTGGTCCGCTCGCCTTTGTCGATATCTACGACAGTCTTGAAGTCCATTTCGTCCATTTTCGCAACATGTGGAAGCTCTGGACGGAGTTCGGCCCATTCAGTTGGTATCCGTTCCATGCCGGTGGCGCTCCAAGCTTCGCAGGCCAGCATCCTCCTTGGCATCCGGCCGTGCTCCTGGCCGGTATGTTGCCGCTTTGGCTGCTTTCGTTGTTATGGAATATCGGGCAGATGTGCTTGGCCGGGTACGGCATGTCGCGCTTTCTGCCCTTGCTGTTCGGCATTTCTCGCCGCAGCGCGCTTTTGGCGGGCGTGCTATTTTCCATCACTTGGGTAAGCGGCAATGTGCACTTCGTCATGTCCTACGCCTTCCCCGCAGTGTTTGTCTGGTGCGTGGAGCTCTGCACGGCCGATTCTTCCAAGGGGCAGCGGGTGCTCGCCGCCATCTGCATCGCTTTGGCCAGCGTGTTTTCCTTCCCTGTGCTGACGCTCCCGCATTTCCCGGTGTTTCATCTTGCTCTGGTCCTATTGCTTGGGCGACATTTGCCCGATTTTCGCCGTCAGGTGGCTGGGGTATTTCTCGTCTGGACGGGGTTCGTGCTGTTGTTCTCGCCGACCGTTGTAAGTTTGTTCGAATACATCCCCTACGCCCAACGGCAATGGGATTTTGCCTACCCGGGACATTGGCCCGCGCTTTTAAGTTTTTTCAAGTGGTTGAAAGGGCGATTGGCCGATCAACAGTTGATTGCGTTATTGATCATGGGGCTGCCGTTTTTGTCTTGGCGACCTTTTCGCGTGAGCGCCTTATTGGGGCTGGGCATTCTTCTTGTGTCAGGCGTGTTCAGCAGCGATTTGAAGGGGCTCTTCGCAGGCAGTTTCCTGCTCAAAATGGATTTGTTCATGTTCGCCACCTGTCTTGGGCTCGTGAGCGCAATGCTTGCGGGGTTGGCTCTTGAGGCGTTGACGCGCTCGGACAAGGGGGTGCGCTGGCCCTTGGCGCTTGCGGCGTTGGCCGTCTTGCCGTGTTTCGGCGCGGCGCACAAGGTCTTGGCCTACGCGTTTTTCTTGGGCGCTGGCCTGGCAGGGGTGTGCATCATGCGCCGGAAACAGCCCCGTTATCCCTCTCGTGCGGCCATCGCGCTGATGGTCTGCCTGGCCGCCGCGGCCATGTTGACGCGACAGCAGTTCATGACCAGCGGCATGTTCGCCCCCTACGCCCAGGGGATGAAGGGCCACGACTCCCTGGCCGCCTTGGCCGAAACCTATTGGCGTCAGCCTTTCCGCACGGCTTGCGTGGACGTGCACCCCGTTGTTGCGCAGAATCTTGGGTTTGATACCGTTGGCGGCAAGGGGCCGTTGTTTAACAAGCACTACAAGGATTTGGTCGGCGAGGCCTTGCGCCCACAGCTGAATAACGCCGAGCAGTTCTCAGGTTTCAATACCCTGTGGCGGCAGCTGTACCTGACCCGGTTGCACACCGACCATGACCAGCGTTCCTGGGTCCTGGACAAAGCTCCGTTACGTGATGTGGCCGACTTCAACTGGAATCTTCTCTACGCCCTCAATGTCAGCCATGTTTTGTCCGATCGGGAGATCGGCGGCATGTCGGCGGTGGCGGGACGTCCGACACTCTCCCCCGGTTTCGGAGAGCAGTCGTCGTTTGTGGCGCGGCTGGGGCTGTCCAGCACGTATTCTTTGCCGCTCTATCTGTATGGACTCAAGGATCCCTTGCCGCGGGTGCGCCTGACAGACCCCCTGTTCGTCCCACAAGGCGAGTCCGTTCCAGAGCGCATGGGACGCGCCGACTTGGACGAATTGCGCCGCGTGGCCTATCTTACGCAGGCCGAGGCACGCTTTTTCCCGCCACCTCCCCCCTTGCGGCGCTTTGTGCCGGAATTCGAGTCCCCTGTGGGAACGGTGCGCCTGGCCCACTGGTCTCCAGACCGCATACGAGTCAACGGAATCGCCGAACGACCCTGCGTTTTGCTTTTGGCGAACAACTTCGACCCTGGCTGGAAAGCTGTTTTGTCCAATGGCACAGTTCTGCCAACGTTCCGGGCCAACCACGCCTTTCTGGGGGTGAGGATCTCCGAGCCAGGGCCGTTCAGCCTCGCGTTCGTCTACTCTGCTCCGCACATCTGGTGGCTTTGCCTGGCCTCTGCGTTTGGCCTGGGGCTCCTGTTCGTTCCACTGGCCTGGCCCGTATCCGAACGCCCGTTCTCTGCTCCGGCCATATTGGACCAAGAGGCTCCAGCCTTTGCCGTTAGTCGGAAAACGGCATTGTTGTGCGGCATCGGCGCTGCTGCCGTATGGGCCTTGGCGTTTGGTTTGTTCGTCATGGGGCGGCACAAGGGGCCGCAGAGTGGAAGCCTCGGCTATGCCTTGTGGAGCATCCCGAGCATGGGAGTGCTTGTGGCGTGCTGGACCAGGGCGCTCTTGCGCCGCATCTGAGCCTGTTTATGTTTTGCCAGCGAAAAAAAGGCCGCCTCGTGTCGGGGCGGCCTTTTGGGGTGTATTGTCAGGCAAGCGTTGCGGGGGTGCCTATTTCCACCACACCACTTCGCGCAGGAACTGGAAGTAGTATGCGGCGCCCCAGCGCAGGACCTGCAGCTTGCGCTCGCCGCCGATGCGTGGTGGCTCATCGCCGGGGATCTCCGCGATTTTGAGCTTGCGCTTGGCCGCCCGGCAGGAGAGCAGCGGCTCCCAGCTGATCTTGGTGCCGAAGAGTTTTTCCGGCAGGGCGAAAGCCGA
Coding sequences within:
- a CDS encoding CBS domain-containing protein, whose product is MNAPAKPRPRAVITAHANADFDALAAIIAASRLYPGAALIFPGSQEKNLRNFYIQSTTYLFNFRAFKDIDPTDVELLVIVDTRQKSRVPHVQALLDKPGIRIHVYDHHPDTEEDVPAEYSLVKSWGSTTTIIIHELMSKGITPSVEEATVLGLGIFEDTGSFAFNSTTPEDFDAAAWLRRHGMDLGVISDLLARDLSSEQIRVLSEMIESAKTHDFHGIEVTIAEVSTEEFISDFAYLVHKFIDMENVRVMFALGRMGDRIHIVARSRASDVNVGFICSFFGGGGHGYAASATVKDKTLSEVRDELLALLYSHINPQITAGSLMTKPPKVIDSDRPMADAAELMTRFGLKSVAVVMPGTMRCVGLLDQRTADKAVGHGLKSVPLAEYMVTDFTTAAPTATLHQVMEIVIGKRQRFLPVVENGMIIGVITRTDLVNLLVEESARIPETLLPDPKRDRNIRSVMRTRLPGSIIALLEQAGLLAKELGYKVYAVGGFVRDILLARPNLDIDLVVEGDGIRFAHALSQARQGRVKEHQKFKTAVVVFPDGQRIDVATARLEYYEYPTALPTVELSSIKMDLYRRDFSINALALNLSPGHFGQLMDFFGSQRDIKEKTIRVLHSLSFVEDPTRILRAVRFEQRFNFRIDGQTLRLIKNAVQLNLFSRLSGARIAHELQLILDEENVLECLSRLQDLKLLAAIHPQLHLDADRTRVLMELRKVHDWYRLLYLEPPVNTWKLYMLGLTMGAERDSLELVCRRLRFSDRELREFLALRDLLGESLARLMTWAETQSSMSDIYFALDPLPVEGVLFLMARSRREIMRKNISQYLTRLRTQELLIDGSDLKIMGLKNGPNFARVLRKVRAAAIDGAAVTRDKQVELAKSLIRGLEPGGSGTAEPQTAKKPRHQ
- a CDS encoding HIT family protein — encoded protein: MNVLWAPWRMEYILGPKPAECVFCIPEHTGEDAERFILRRGVHSYVIMNRYPYNNAHLMVTPYRHVSCLTDLSAEESHECMDLMRACIGILKKALNPHGVNAGLNLGEAAGSGIAAHIHFQIVPRWNGDSSFMAVFSETRVIPEHLRATYATLKPHFDALG
- the xerD gene encoding site-specific tyrosine recombinase XerD, giving the protein MADRYLEHLTVERGLSENTLAAYRTDIAALLAFLDGLGEELETCTTRHLFLFLTHLRARKLAAASLARILSTLRGLFAFAVQARLLEEDPSALLDSPKLPAQLPEFLTRKEMDALLAQPDPSTLLGYRDRVMLELLYAAGLRISELTGLELGDFDPQTGILRVFGKRSKERLVPIHFSAQKLLCDYLDFKRAAFKPVCRNIFLNRSGKGLTRQGIWKLIKRYAEEVGIRRSISPHTFRHTFATHLLEGGADLRTVQLLLGHAAINATEIYTHIQSGRLMRIHEQYHPRSTAFATQAQRRPGTSS
- a CDS encoding LL-diaminopimelate aminotransferase, producing the protein MSDFQLAQRLATLPPYLFAAIDKAKEEVRAKGMDIISLGIGDPDLPTPDFIIDALNAAARKPANHQYPSYIGLRSFRQSVADWYKRRFGVVLDPDTEVVSLIGSKEGIAHFPLAFVNPGDVALIATPNYPVYGVTTEFVGGIPMYLPLTDENNFLPDLDAIDNDTWKKAKLIYINYPNNPTAATAPRSFYEKLIEKAKEFGVIVVHDAAYTEIYFDEANKPLSILEIPGGKDVAIEFHSLSKTYNMTGWRIGMAVGNASLVKGLAKIKEQMDSGIFQAVQEAGMVALDQGDQFCDGLRAIYKERRDVVIEALKKTGISCRVPDASFYIWSKVPGGLSSQDFVTKLLKQTGVVTTPGNGFGAPGEGYFRISLTVDTDRLKEAVLRISQL
- the folK gene encoding 2-amino-4-hydroxy-6-hydroxymethyldihydropteridine diphosphokinase, with amino-acid sequence MGSNQGDPEANIEEALHRLEHYGSDLRLDAQSPLYRTEPQDVRDQPWFVNSVVRFKVGSDIWAPEGLLSALQAVEAKMGRVRDVPRGPRIIDLDLLLFGDVVMQGEYLTLPHPRMMRRAFVLVPLRDIAPGLLLPGGVSIDQALAGLSFGLDGRNISQKQGGQPL
- a CDS encoding transcriptional regulator; this encodes MMSLTKLLVLAICAFIVWKLFAGDKRWKENKAKEQKEDLVASGEMVKDPVCGAYVSRHGDIRVRHGDVVLHFCSYECREQYLKRLEGEGGGKDGDAQA